The proteins below come from a single Corynebacterium glyciniphilum AJ 3170 genomic window:
- a CDS encoding ABC transporter ATP-binding protein, producing the protein MDAYTPPVSTDTMLNIRGITRTYQSGATTLTALDRVTLSCRRGSWTAVMGPSGSGKSTLLNCAAGLDRPDTGQVFLDGQDIASFGEDALTTMRRTDIGFIFQRFNLVAALTAEQNVSLPLRLAGGARARSAGSVTAETLDILGLGDHLHHKPRELSGGQQQRVAVARALATRPRILFADEPTGALDSASARTVLQLLRQLVDRQAQTIMMVTHDPQAAAQADHVTFLRDGRIITTLSGADAGQIAATLAELETER; encoded by the coding sequence ATGGACGCATACACTCCTCCGGTTTCCACCGACACCATGCTCAACATCCGAGGTATCACCCGCACCTACCAGTCTGGAGCGACCACACTCACAGCGCTTGACAGAGTGACGCTCAGTTGCCGGCGCGGCTCGTGGACAGCCGTCATGGGGCCGTCTGGATCCGGGAAATCCACCCTTCTGAACTGCGCGGCCGGCCTTGACCGTCCGGATACGGGGCAGGTGTTCCTCGACGGACAGGACATTGCTTCGTTTGGGGAGGACGCGCTGACCACCATGCGACGCACCGATATCGGCTTCATCTTCCAGAGGTTCAATCTGGTGGCCGCGTTGACGGCAGAGCAGAACGTGTCGCTTCCGTTGCGCCTGGCTGGCGGTGCCCGGGCACGCTCCGCAGGGTCTGTCACGGCCGAAACCCTTGACATTCTCGGGCTCGGAGACCACCTGCACCATAAACCACGTGAGCTCTCCGGCGGGCAGCAGCAGCGGGTGGCGGTCGCCCGCGCGCTCGCGACACGTCCGAGAATCCTCTTCGCTGATGAACCGACGGGAGCACTGGACAGCGCTTCGGCGAGAACGGTGCTGCAGCTGCTCAGGCAACTCGTGGACCGACAGGCACAGACGATCATGATGGTCACGCACGACCCACAGGCCGCCGCGCAGGCGGACCACGTCACCTTCCTTCGCGACGGCCGAATCATCACCACCTTGAGCGGTGCCGATGCCGGCCAGATCGCTGCAACACTCGCCGAACTGGAGACGGAACGATGA
- a CDS encoding ABC-F family ATP-binding cassette domain-containing protein — protein MFTQSPTPSVSPLRVDGLSVQIAGTRILTDISFTVSPGQRVGLIGENGSGKSTVLHAIHGSLPPGATTTGTVDVGRSRVGLLHQQAPFQDEENVHDALETAVAAERQAAIDLEHAADPYDADAYAAALDVAERLDVWETDARISTTLAGLGLAAVPQERRTGELSGGQRARLSLAWLLLNRPDILLLDEPTNHLDDAATQYLASVLNAWKGPVLFASHDRAFLDRAASSLIDLDPAPSQVGVDGGVTRYTGNYTDYLAARQDLRARWERQYRDEQAELKRLRAGVRDNHQVGHVNFKPRTETRMAQKFYGDRNAKVVSRRVNDSRSRLEKLEESQVRKPPEELTFTGLTAAGRKNTDGQTGPVLVASEVAVAGRLAQTSLTVNGDEKLLVTGPNGSGKSTLLEVLAGVLTPSSGTVTVAGVSVGHLTQEVELPDPAGRGPDRTVERVYRDLLGDDLAETVPLSTFGLIHPRDESRPLGELSLGQQRRVALAVLLAAPPDVLLLDEPDNHLSLSLVNALEEAIPAYPGAVVVASHDMWLRQRWSGERLEL, from the coding sequence ATGTTTACGCAGTCCCCCACGCCGTCCGTGTCCCCGCTTCGTGTCGACGGCCTGTCCGTCCAGATCGCCGGAACCCGGATCCTCACCGATATCTCATTCACTGTGTCGCCCGGTCAACGCGTCGGCCTGATCGGTGAAAACGGTTCGGGGAAATCCACCGTGCTGCACGCGATTCACGGCTCCCTGCCACCCGGGGCGACGACTACCGGGACAGTGGATGTCGGGCGCTCCCGTGTCGGACTGCTGCACCAGCAGGCTCCTTTCCAGGATGAGGAAAATGTCCACGATGCCCTGGAGACCGCCGTCGCAGCTGAGAGACAGGCCGCGATCGACCTGGAACACGCAGCGGATCCCTATGATGCGGATGCTTACGCGGCTGCCCTGGATGTCGCTGAACGTCTCGACGTGTGGGAGACAGACGCCCGAATCTCGACGACCCTCGCCGGCCTTGGCCTGGCCGCAGTGCCGCAGGAACGCCGTACCGGGGAGCTGTCCGGCGGCCAGCGTGCCCGCCTGTCGTTGGCATGGTTGCTGCTGAACCGTCCGGACATCCTGCTGCTCGATGAACCGACGAACCACCTTGACGATGCTGCAACACAGTACCTGGCCAGTGTTCTGAACGCCTGGAAAGGTCCAGTGCTGTTCGCTAGCCACGACCGGGCATTTCTCGACCGTGCCGCGTCCTCGTTGATCGACCTGGACCCGGCACCCTCACAGGTCGGTGTGGACGGCGGCGTCACCCGGTACACAGGTAACTACACCGACTACCTGGCTGCCCGACAGGATCTCCGGGCGCGGTGGGAACGCCAGTACCGCGATGAACAGGCCGAGCTGAAGCGACTGCGTGCCGGGGTGCGGGACAACCACCAGGTCGGACACGTGAACTTCAAACCCCGGACCGAAACGCGCATGGCGCAGAAGTTCTACGGTGACCGGAATGCGAAGGTTGTGTCACGCCGGGTCAACGATTCACGCTCGAGGCTGGAGAAGCTGGAGGAGTCGCAGGTCCGCAAGCCGCCGGAGGAGCTGACGTTCACCGGGCTCACGGCGGCGGGACGCAAGAACACCGACGGGCAGACAGGGCCCGTACTTGTTGCCTCGGAGGTGGCTGTCGCTGGTCGTCTGGCGCAGACCTCCCTCACGGTCAACGGTGATGAGAAGTTACTGGTGACCGGTCCCAACGGCTCCGGTAAATCGACGTTGCTGGAGGTGCTGGCAGGGGTGCTGACCCCGTCCTCGGGGACGGTGACTGTGGCAGGGGTGAGCGTGGGCCACCTGACACAGGAGGTGGAACTGCCTGATCCTGCCGGGCGAGGCCCGGACAGGACGGTGGAGCGCGTCTACCGTGATTTGCTCGGCGACGATCTTGCGGAGACGGTGCCGTTGTCGACCTTCGGATTGATTCATCCGAGGGACGAATCCCGACCGCTCGGTGAGCTCAGTCTGGGACAGCAGCGCCGCGTCGCGCTGGCGGTGCTCCTCGCCGCACCGCCGGATGTCCTGCTGTTGGACGAGCCCGACAATCACCTGTCGTTGTCCCTGGTCAACGCCTTGGAGGAAGCGATCCCGGCCTACCCGGGTGCCGTGGTTGTCGCCTCCCATGACATGTGGCTCCGACAGCGGTGGAGCGGGGAGCGGTTGGAGTTGTAG
- a CDS encoding response regulator transcription factor, whose protein sequence is MTDNTSCRVVVAEDNTLLREGLQILLERNGFMVADVVGDAEELIGTVRRLSPDVVITDVRMPPDFRCEGLTAAVQLREEQPGLPVVVLSQYIEQSYVAELLDSPGGPGGSRGAGIGYLLKDRVSDVAEFADTVRRVAAGGTAVDPAVISQLINRRQDPLGRLTPREREVLSVMAEGHSNASIAQRLFISDAAVVKHIGNILMKLDLPPDDGRNRRVAAVLAYLQGAVR, encoded by the coding sequence ATGACTGACAACACGTCATGCCGGGTCGTCGTGGCGGAAGATAACACCCTGCTGCGGGAGGGACTCCAGATTCTGCTGGAGCGCAACGGATTCATGGTGGCCGACGTAGTGGGCGATGCCGAAGAACTCATTGGCACAGTCCGCCGGCTTTCGCCGGACGTCGTCATCACGGATGTCCGTATGCCACCGGACTTCCGGTGTGAAGGACTTACCGCGGCAGTGCAGCTGCGTGAGGAACAGCCAGGCCTGCCGGTCGTCGTGCTGAGCCAGTACATCGAACAGAGTTACGTCGCCGAGCTTCTGGACAGCCCCGGCGGCCCAGGTGGCAGCCGCGGTGCAGGCATCGGATATCTTCTGAAAGACCGGGTCAGCGACGTCGCCGAGTTCGCCGACACCGTACGCCGTGTCGCAGCGGGAGGCACGGCCGTCGACCCGGCCGTGATCAGCCAGTTGATCAATCGCCGACAGGACCCACTGGGACGGCTGACCCCCCGGGAACGCGAGGTCCTCAGCGTGATGGCGGAGGGGCACTCCAATGCCTCGATCGCGCAGCGTCTGTTTATTTCGGACGCCGCTGTCGTCAAACATATCGGCAACATCCTGATGAAACTGGATCTTCCGCCGGACGACGGTCGGAACCGCCGCGTCGCTGCGGTTCTCGCCTACCTTCAGGGAGCTGTTCGCTGA
- a CDS encoding class I SAM-dependent methyltransferase — MNDKREAPSSNWFTGGAEYATFRPSYPTQVSGFLAEHTSATGVAVDVGCGTGQLSTQLADYFDRVLAFDPSESQIASATEHPNVAYEVASAEALPVLDAAADLVTAAQAAHWFTLPDFYAEARRIGRPGALIALVSYGILRISDQDVQERFGRFYYDEIGPYWDPERRYVDEGYRTMPFPFEELDAPELSIDADLDREAFLGYIGTWSAVRKAEQQGRSDLFQNFTSDIVDIWGDNGRPRQVSWPVAVRVGRL, encoded by the coding sequence ATGAATGACAAGCGGGAGGCCCCGAGCAGCAACTGGTTCACCGGCGGTGCGGAGTATGCGACGTTCCGCCCGTCCTACCCCACGCAGGTGTCCGGGTTCCTCGCGGAGCACACGTCGGCGACTGGTGTGGCTGTAGACGTCGGTTGTGGAACGGGGCAACTCTCAACGCAGTTGGCCGACTACTTCGACCGTGTGCTGGCTTTCGATCCAAGTGAGTCACAGATCGCGTCGGCGACGGAGCATCCGAATGTCGCCTACGAGGTGGCCTCAGCGGAGGCGCTTCCGGTGCTGGACGCGGCCGCCGACCTGGTCACCGCCGCGCAGGCTGCGCACTGGTTCACACTGCCGGACTTCTACGCTGAGGCCCGCCGTATCGGGCGTCCAGGCGCGCTCATCGCCCTGGTGAGTTACGGGATCCTCCGGATCTCCGACCAGGACGTCCAGGAGCGTTTTGGACGGTTCTACTACGACGAGATCGGCCCGTACTGGGATCCGGAGCGTCGGTATGTCGATGAGGGGTACCGGACGATGCCGTTTCCGTTTGAGGAGCTGGACGCGCCGGAGCTCAGCATCGACGCTGACCTGGATCGTGAGGCGTTCCTGGGGTACATCGGGACGTGGTCGGCGGTGCGGAAGGCAGAACAGCAGGGCAGGTCGGACCTGTTTCAGAATTTCACGTCGGACATCGTGGACATCTGGGGCGACAATGGTCGTCCGCGCCAGGTGTCCTGGCCGGTGGCGGTGCGCGTCGGGCGGCTCTGA
- a CDS encoding AraC family transcriptional regulator, giving the protein MINDLNRLVDYVEGNLCGDVDITVVARSSGVTGYHLRRMFSSLAGMPLSEYVRRRRMTVAAGDVLGGDDLLSIAVRYGYGSAEAFGRAFRAVHGIGPTEVRRTGGPLRTQQQLRFRLTVEGSSRMDARIINRPTIRLVGHATRVPLIYEGVNPHIAEFTESLSAEAHSRLHALGDTHEEGPTGLLAVNDDVAPDSAEGTELTYMHGVAVTGDAALPDDLDVITVPAGDWVVFRSSGAFPESLQTMWAATATDWFPSNPWQLRPGPSLVSTLEHDEDFTTATCELWFPVEPHNV; this is encoded by the coding sequence GTGATCAATGACCTGAACCGGCTCGTCGACTACGTCGAAGGAAACTTGTGTGGGGATGTCGACATCACCGTCGTCGCCCGTTCGTCCGGTGTCACCGGGTACCACCTGCGGCGCATGTTTTCGTCGCTGGCCGGGATGCCGTTGTCGGAGTACGTTCGTCGGCGTCGCATGACGGTTGCCGCAGGTGACGTCCTCGGTGGTGATGATCTGCTGTCGATCGCCGTGCGGTACGGCTACGGTTCGGCGGAAGCATTCGGGAGAGCGTTCCGCGCTGTCCACGGCATCGGCCCTACCGAGGTACGTCGCACGGGAGGCCCCCTTCGCACACAACAGCAACTCAGGTTCCGCCTGACCGTCGAAGGGAGCAGTCGTATGGACGCCCGAATAATCAACCGACCCACCATCCGTCTCGTGGGGCATGCCACGCGGGTCCCGCTGATCTACGAAGGTGTGAATCCGCACATCGCGGAGTTCACGGAGTCACTGTCGGCAGAGGCGCACAGTCGTCTCCATGCACTCGGTGACACCCATGAAGAGGGGCCCACCGGCCTTCTCGCTGTCAACGACGACGTCGCACCGGATTCGGCCGAAGGAACGGAACTGACGTACATGCATGGCGTGGCCGTCACCGGAGACGCGGCCCTGCCGGACGATCTGGACGTCATCACGGTGCCTGCGGGGGACTGGGTGGTGTTCCGTTCTTCTGGAGCGTTCCCCGAGTCGCTGCAGACGATGTGGGCCGCGACCGCAACGGACTGGTTCCCCTCGAACCCGTGGCAACTGCGCCCGGGGCCGTCCCTGGTGTCGACGCTCGAGCACGACGAGGATTTCACTACCGCAACCTGCGAACTCTGGTTCCCGGTGGAGCCACATAACGTCTGA
- a CDS encoding SRPBCC family protein, giving the protein MAYEISDSVTVHAAPSKVFDLVSDVTRTGEWSAQCYRAEWDSDDRGEGATFTGHNRRGEREWSTVSEVVSARPGQEFSWRVTSSGTRWGFRMEPVNRREDATVLTEFTAFTEEGEAYFQQKFGDDAPAQEADRRDAATYGITETLQSIKEILEG; this is encoded by the coding sequence ATGGCCTATGAGATCAGCGACTCCGTCACCGTCCACGCCGCCCCGTCGAAGGTCTTCGACCTCGTCAGTGACGTCACGCGCACAGGGGAGTGGAGCGCCCAGTGCTACCGCGCGGAATGGGACTCGGATGACAGAGGTGAAGGGGCGACGTTCACCGGGCACAACCGCAGAGGGGAGCGGGAGTGGTCGACGGTTTCCGAGGTTGTCTCCGCCCGTCCGGGGCAGGAGTTCTCCTGGCGGGTCACCTCCAGCGGAACACGGTGGGGCTTCCGGATGGAACCGGTGAACCGCCGGGAAGATGCCACGGTGCTCACGGAATTCACTGCTTTCACAGAGGAGGGTGAGGCGTACTTCCAGCAGAAGTTCGGTGATGACGCCCCTGCCCAGGAAGCGGATCGTCGCGACGCCGCCACTTACGGGATCACCGAGACCCTGCAGAGTATCAAGGAGATCCTCGAGGGGTGA
- a CDS encoding cysteine hydrolase family protein, which translates to MSSFQDRPNTALLVIDLQNLVVDGAFRRDEVVGTVKDLVDRAHEENVPVVWVQHEAEHLLPNTHEWEFVPELQQEDGDRLVPKTYGDAFEGTILNEVLEDLGVGHIVVTGAETDACIRSTIHGGFTRGYDVTLVADAHTAGDKTEWGAPPVEQVIDHTNLYWQFQGGVGKTAAVETADQVSFVTG; encoded by the coding sequence ATGTCTTCATTCCAGGATCGTCCCAACACTGCGCTGCTGGTCATTGACCTGCAGAACCTTGTCGTCGACGGTGCGTTCCGTCGGGACGAGGTCGTCGGCACCGTAAAAGACCTGGTCGACCGAGCCCACGAGGAGAATGTCCCGGTGGTCTGGGTTCAGCACGAGGCCGAGCACCTCCTACCGAACACCCACGAGTGGGAATTCGTCCCTGAACTGCAGCAGGAAGACGGGGATCGTCTGGTCCCGAAGACCTACGGGGATGCCTTCGAGGGGACGATCCTGAACGAGGTTCTGGAGGATCTCGGCGTCGGGCATATCGTTGTCACCGGTGCCGAGACCGACGCTTGCATCCGCTCCACCATCCACGGCGGTTTCACCCGCGGCTACGACGTCACGCTCGTCGCCGACGCACACACCGCCGGCGACAAGACGGAGTGGGGGGCACCACCCGTTGAACAGGTGATTGACCACACGAACCTCTACTGGCAGTTTCAGGGTGGTGTCGGAAAGACCGCCGCCGTCGAGACTGCAGACCAGGTGTCGTTCGTGACAGGCTGA
- a CDS encoding FtsX-like permease family protein, whose translation MIGLAARTFADRWQLFIGTVLAVTIGVAIIHAGMTIILGVESAAAPGTMPPEQMEDFHQAAEGASTLTGMTVMLGAFLTVFVVGSTVTFAIDQRRGDLALLRLGGVTGRQIRRLLLVEALLTAVPGAVLGAVVGIGLTVVQSKILAGLGAFPEGLDTPMRPAVLALDMAAAVTVCLVGAWGAARRATRISPLDALRRSPADQRVMTVRRWMVALLAAVVTAVQVAFSVVAGGVLIPLLLGLGIVVTASVAMSQLAPLLVPAVARILLLAPGLRQSVIAGLSVANLRDAVRRTASCAAPMIVLVSLVMGLQGILDTQTEAAETEASRLLDADLVGTVTGGDGRRDVVDEVRDIEGVSLAAPETVVPLNVQLTNGGVATNGPGTVVAVDPDAFRETHRQSPDTGDVADFGPDSVVLGPGLEGIAVRGHPDQITVDIAGEPVVLREAARMAETLAGKDGFYIDRTLLSLTEPALLDRETSLLIQVESGAERGEVTAALERAGVSDVQTPADLASEEGSASDSENRAVMLAIVGLGSIYALISVLSTLAISISQRRSELAALRLSGFTRAQVQGVTVVEALAATTIGLFLGAVAAVLSLVGLWGATARIYGTPVVAIPWTLLAGITALAFALTAVTAVVATRRAIKPPPVQVIGGD comes from the coding sequence ATGATCGGGCTCGCGGCACGGACATTCGCCGACCGCTGGCAGTTGTTCATCGGGACGGTGCTGGCGGTGACGATCGGTGTGGCAATCATCCACGCCGGTATGACCATCATTCTCGGAGTCGAAAGTGCCGCTGCCCCGGGGACCATGCCACCCGAGCAGATGGAGGATTTTCATCAGGCGGCAGAGGGCGCCAGCACACTGACCGGGATGACTGTGATGCTCGGCGCGTTTCTGACAGTCTTCGTCGTCGGATCAACGGTGACCTTCGCCATTGACCAACGTCGGGGGGACCTTGCCCTGCTCAGGCTTGGAGGTGTCACTGGGCGGCAGATACGGCGGCTCCTCCTGGTTGAGGCGCTGCTCACCGCAGTGCCGGGAGCCGTCCTCGGAGCGGTTGTCGGAATCGGGTTGACCGTGGTGCAGAGCAAGATCCTCGCAGGTCTAGGTGCTTTCCCAGAGGGGCTGGATACCCCGATGCGGCCTGCTGTGCTGGCGCTCGATATGGCTGCCGCAGTCACGGTGTGTCTGGTGGGAGCGTGGGGTGCTGCGCGCCGGGCAACACGGATCAGTCCACTGGACGCCCTCCGTCGTAGTCCCGCCGACCAGCGGGTGATGACCGTCAGACGGTGGATGGTTGCGTTGCTCGCCGCTGTGGTGACGGCTGTTCAAGTTGCTTTCTCCGTGGTAGCTGGTGGGGTCTTGATCCCGCTGCTCCTGGGGCTGGGGATCGTCGTGACCGCGTCTGTCGCGATGAGTCAGCTGGCGCCGTTGCTCGTGCCGGCGGTGGCACGGATACTTCTCCTGGCACCGGGGTTGAGGCAGTCGGTGATTGCCGGACTCTCTGTCGCGAACCTTCGCGATGCGGTCCGCCGTACAGCGTCCTGCGCCGCTCCGATGATTGTGCTGGTCAGTCTTGTCATGGGGCTCCAGGGCATCCTGGACACACAGACGGAGGCTGCGGAAACGGAGGCCTCCCGGCTCCTTGACGCAGATCTCGTGGGGACCGTGACCGGCGGCGACGGTCGTCGAGACGTCGTCGACGAGGTGAGGGACATCGAGGGAGTTTCACTGGCCGCCCCGGAGACAGTGGTCCCGCTCAACGTCCAGTTGACCAACGGTGGTGTCGCGACGAATGGTCCCGGAACCGTTGTTGCCGTCGATCCGGATGCTTTCCGGGAAACCCACCGGCAGAGTCCCGACACCGGCGACGTCGCTGACTTCGGCCCCGACAGTGTGGTGCTCGGACCGGGCCTGGAGGGAATCGCCGTCCGTGGACATCCGGACCAGATCACCGTCGACATTGCCGGCGAGCCCGTCGTCCTGCGGGAGGCGGCACGTATGGCGGAGACGCTGGCGGGGAAAGATGGTTTCTACATCGACCGCACACTGTTGTCGCTCACAGAACCGGCACTCCTGGACAGGGAAACATCCCTGCTCATCCAGGTGGAGTCGGGTGCTGAGCGCGGGGAGGTCACCGCGGCGCTCGAACGTGCAGGGGTTTCTGATGTTCAGACACCTGCCGATCTGGCCTCTGAGGAGGGAAGCGCGTCAGATAGCGAGAACCGTGCGGTGATGCTCGCGATCGTGGGGCTCGGCAGCATCTACGCCCTGATCAGCGTTTTGAGCACTCTCGCGATATCGATCAGTCAGCGACGGTCGGAACTGGCGGCATTGAGACTGTCCGGATTCACCCGAGCGCAGGTCCAGGGTGTGACGGTGGTGGAGGCGTTGGCGGCGACGACGATCGGACTTTTCCTGGGTGCGGTCGCTGCCGTGTTGTCGTTGGTTGGTTTGTGGGGTGCGACTGCCCGGATATACGGGACGCCGGTGGTCGCGATCCCCTGGACACTGTTGGCAGGAATCACCGCGCTGGCGTTCGCCCTGACGGCGGTCACCGCGGTGGTGGCGACACGACGAGCTATCAAACCACCTCCGGTACAGGTGATCGGCGGGGACTAA
- a CDS encoding sensor histidine kinase, protein MTGRWRGSFYMAAVCVRTLVAMTVVCVLLLPLGFGLSDSQWNAAGTGLLLVAGLAFLGGGLPLVALVLTRTDWAGANTLLDRPGDDGPAPRVTEPRTLVRPLAYTAVMLTLGGAAAVLVSLLVVGAGVALVTPLLVGVGDQAVIGPFTITTIPQSLTSAGLALVLFAALGIVAPRVARMHASFAVQILTRPEQRLHRDLSTTSRSRSRLVRAFDVERRRIERDLHDGVQPQLMSVSMALGLALDEMPPDAPGREDVLRAREQAGRTLETMRRFVRNIHPQVLTDHGLGAAVKELADSLTLSVATDDELGPRPSTDVESNLYFCVAELLTNVAKHSGATRAVIRLSRPDAHHIQVSIHDNGTGGAGARRHEGSGLDGIADRAAAFGGDVIIDSPPGGPTLVTVTVATEGEEHD, encoded by the coding sequence ATGACCGGACGATGGCGCGGCTCCTTCTACATGGCCGCTGTCTGCGTGCGCACTCTCGTCGCGATGACCGTCGTCTGCGTCCTTCTGCTTCCTCTCGGGTTCGGCCTCTCGGATTCACAGTGGAACGCAGCGGGGACGGGGCTGCTTCTCGTGGCGGGACTGGCGTTCCTCGGAGGCGGGTTACCCCTCGTCGCACTTGTACTCACCCGCACCGACTGGGCGGGAGCCAACACGCTCCTGGACCGTCCCGGTGACGATGGCCCTGCACCCCGTGTCACGGAGCCGAGGACGCTGGTCCGACCATTGGCCTATACCGCTGTGATGCTCACCCTCGGCGGGGCAGCTGCCGTCCTGGTCTCATTACTCGTGGTGGGGGCGGGCGTGGCTCTGGTGACTCCGCTTCTCGTCGGTGTCGGAGACCAGGCGGTCATCGGCCCCTTCACGATCACCACGATCCCCCAATCGCTGACGTCCGCCGGGCTGGCGCTGGTACTGTTCGCCGCACTCGGCATAGTCGCTCCCCGGGTCGCCCGCATGCACGCCTCCTTTGCCGTCCAGATCCTGACCCGGCCCGAACAACGCCTACACCGCGACCTCTCCACCACCAGCAGGTCACGTTCACGACTGGTACGTGCCTTCGACGTCGAACGCCGGCGTATCGAGCGAGACCTTCACGACGGGGTGCAACCGCAACTCATGTCCGTGAGCATGGCCCTCGGGCTCGCGCTGGATGAGATGCCGCCGGACGCGCCAGGACGCGAGGACGTCCTGCGCGCACGAGAGCAGGCAGGCAGAACATTGGAGACGATGCGGCGCTTCGTGAGGAACATCCATCCCCAGGTACTCACCGACCATGGCCTCGGTGCCGCAGTCAAAGAGCTCGCGGACTCTCTCACTCTCTCCGTCGCCACCGATGACGAGCTCGGCCCACGCCCCTCCACGGATGTGGAGTCGAACCTGTACTTCTGTGTCGCAGAACTCCTGACCAATGTCGCCAAGCACAGCGGTGCCACGAGAGCGGTCATTAGGCTCAGCCGTCCGGATGCACACCACATCCAGGTCAGCATTCACGACAACGGAACGGGTGGAGCCGGAGCGCGGCGCCACGAGGGCAGTGGACTCGACGGCATCGCCGACCGTGCCGCCGCATTCGGCGGGGACGTCATCATCGACTCACCTCCGGGTGGCCCGACACTCGTCACCGTCACCGTCGCCACAGAAGGAGAAGAACATGACTGA
- a CDS encoding DUF418 domain-containing protein, whose protein sequence is MNTQKKRIIGLDVARAVAIIGMTADHFGPASWAPWVMGWPSILFAFLSGISMALMTSRGLATGVPMSRIRRRIAIRGLILLVIGILLASAGPDMIIVLATLGASFLLCTTLVSLSGPTLVALGTAGMFVLPQLSYWLRQNVFPMTGDELAVVPRLDHLTSVEGAGVALRALLLDGMYPTLTWLPVIVLGMGVMTVGVDGMKRIVWLSVGAGAAVASSIFSWIMVARFDITPMMMQFMGLPLRDLADATETSVFGAWRMYSASMGTTSSAGELLLNGAHSGSTPDLLLNTGISLVLVAVCLYAGDLLGQWTFPLAALGSCAFTVYVGQALVSAAINHWLPDVHDEPGLSLLPLVFYLGISLAFCMIWKRFFRRGPLEQAMHVASTWERRRSERPEAEATQPAQAEKTSV, encoded by the coding sequence ATGAACACACAGAAGAAACGCATCATCGGACTGGATGTCGCGCGGGCTGTCGCCATCATCGGCATGACCGCCGACCACTTCGGCCCCGCGTCCTGGGCACCCTGGGTGATGGGCTGGCCGTCGATCCTCTTCGCCTTCCTCTCCGGCATATCCATGGCCCTGATGACCAGCCGTGGACTCGCGACCGGCGTCCCGATGTCGCGAATCCGTCGGCGCATCGCCATCCGCGGCCTGATCCTCCTGGTCATCGGCATACTGCTCGCCTCCGCTGGGCCGGACATGATCATCGTCCTTGCGACGCTCGGCGCATCCTTCCTGCTCTGCACCACCCTGGTCTCCCTGAGCGGGCCGACGTTGGTCGCCCTCGGCACCGCGGGCATGTTCGTCCTGCCGCAACTGTCCTACTGGCTGCGGCAGAACGTCTTCCCCATGACCGGAGATGAACTCGCCGTCGTCCCCCGCCTGGACCACCTCACCTCGGTGGAAGGTGCGGGTGTGGCGCTTCGTGCGCTGCTGTTGGACGGCATGTACCCGACACTGACCTGGCTGCCGGTCATCGTGCTCGGCATGGGGGTGATGACCGTCGGTGTCGACGGCATGAAACGCATCGTGTGGTTGTCCGTCGGTGCCGGCGCAGCCGTGGCCTCAAGCATCTTCAGCTGGATCATGGTCGCCCGCTTCGATATAACGCCGATGATGATGCAGTTCATGGGTCTCCCTCTGCGCGACCTCGCCGACGCGACGGAGACCAGCGTCTTCGGAGCATGGCGCATGTACAGCGCCTCGATGGGGACAACCTCCTCGGCCGGCGAACTCCTGCTCAATGGTGCACATTCGGGATCTACGCCGGACCTGCTGCTCAACACCGGTATCAGCCTGGTTCTCGTCGCGGTCTGCCTGTATGCCGGTGATCTCCTCGGGCAGTGGACATTCCCGCTGGCCGCCCTGGGGTCGTGCGCATTCACGGTGTACGTCGGCCAGGCGCTGGTGTCAGCGGCGATCAACCACTGGCTGCCCGATGTCCACGACGAACCGGGACTCTCACTTCTGCCACTGGTCTTCTACCTGGGCATCTCCCTGGCGTTCTGCATGATATGGAAACGCTTCTTCCGACGCGGCCCCCTGGAACAGGCCATGCATGTGGCATCGACCTGGGAGCGCCGCAGGTCAGAGAGGCCGGAAGCGGAAGCGACGCAGCCCGCCCAGGCGGAAAAGACCTCGGTCTAG